The genomic stretch ACGAATTGGATTTTAAACACTATTGTTGAAGCAATATCTGGTGATTTTGATTATATTCTGAGTTCTAAGCAATTGTGGGATGATCTTGTTGAAAGATATGGACAAACGAATGGTCCTAGGTACTTTGAGATTGGAAAAGAGTTGTATAATTTGCAACAAGGCAATTTATCCATGGCTGAGTATTATGGAAGGATGAAGTATCTTTGGGAGGAACTACAGAACATTGAAGGAATTCCTGAATGTGTCTGTGGAGTTCTTGAAAAATGTTCGTGTAGTATGATAAAGAGGTTCATAGAAGCTGAGAACAACAGGAGGCTCATTCAATTCCTTATGGGAGTTGATCCTGCATATGATACTTTGAGGCAACTATTGTTGGCACACGATCCTCTACCAACTCTGAATCAAGCTTTCTCAAGACTTTTACAAGCTGAAAGTCAAAGATCAGTCTCATTAAAAGTTTCGCCTGTTGAAGAGTCTACTGCATTATATGTTGCTAAGAATTTCAATCAAAGGAGTTTCAACACATCCAGGGGTGCGTCTTCTAATGCAACCAGGAACGTCTTTCCGGGTTCTACAGAGAACAAGGATTACCGAGATTTCAAGAAGCCAAAGGTTTACAACAAAGAAGGAAAAGAAGAAGAGGTCAGTAAGCCAATGTTCTGTAGATACTGCAAAAAGGACAATCACAACATTGAGAATTGCCGTCAACTTGAGTACAAAAGGAGACAACAAGGAGGACAAGAAGGAAGATCTTATGGAAATCCTGGAAATTCACGATTTGCAGCTTTCGCTTCTGAAGAAAGTCCAGACGACCCTCTGGAATTAGACAAGAATTCAATGATGCAATACAGACCTTCTTTTTCTCATCAATCTGACAACAATAATTTTGTCAGTCGTGCAGGTCAAGGTCAAGGTCAAGGTCAATCTGCACATCCTTCGGTTTATCCCATGGGCATCGATGAGAATTATCTTGCAAGCGTGATTCAGCGTGTGGTGAAGAATATGAATATCACTCCGCAGACTGGTAAATCTACCAGTACTGCAAATTTTGCCAACTTTGCAGGTATGCATTCTGCATTATCTGCGACTAATGTACATATTGAGAGTCAGTTTAAGCATTGGATCATAGACACGGGCGCATCTGACCATATGAGTCCATGGTTATCGTTATTTATGAATTTAAGGAAACTCAATCATTATCTTTGCATAAATTTACCTGATGGCAGAGTCAAAACTATCACACAAATTGGAGATATAAGGATAAATGCGTCTATTTTGCTTAGAAATGTGTTATTTGTTCCTGATTTTCGCCACAATCTATTATCTGTTGGGAGATTGGCTGTGGATTCTGGCTTGCAAGTGTTGTTTGATAACAAGGGCTGCCTGTTTCAGGACCCTACAACTAAGACTAATGTGGCATATGGTGTGAAAGATTTTGGTTTGTACAAGCTGCTCGTCAATCAAGCAAGCTTACATCAATACACAAGGTTGGAAGAGAAAAATATATGTAGCTCTCTCAATCATGTGTCTAAACAGTTATCAACTGTTGATCCTCATGTTAGTCTTTTACATGCTAGACTAGGGCATAGTTCAGTTACAAAGATGCTTCATGTACCTGGCAATATGTGTAAAAGTGTGACTAAGCTCGACTGTGAAATTTGTCTTAAGTCTAAGTTTCATCAGTTTCCCTTTCCTAAAAGTCAATCCAGAGCACTTCATGTATTTGATTTGGTACATGTTGACCTATGGGGCCCTTATAAGATTCCAAATATTTCTGGTGCCACTTATTTTCTTACAATTTTGGATGATCACACAAGAACCACATGGACTCATTTGTTGAAAGATAAATATAGTGTGTATTACACTATATCTGCCTTTATTGCCTATGTTAAGAATCAGTTTCATACAACTATAAAACAAATCAGGAGTGATAATGGGACAGAGATAGTCCAGGGCTCTTGTGCAAGGTTGTTTGCAGACAAAGGAATTGTTCTTCAGCATAGCATTCCAGGTGTGCCTCAACAAAATGGTCGAGTTGAACGCAAGCATAGACATTTGCTTGAAACAACTCGTGCAATTCGTTTTCATGCTAATCTGCCCAAACGTTTCTGGGGTAAATGCCTTCTTGCAGCTACTCACATCATAAATCTATTACCCTCTTCTGTACTCAATTGGAAAATTCCTATTGAGTTATTATTTTATAAAGAGGCTGATTATAGTAGTTTAAAAGTGGTTGGTTACCTCTGTTATGCATATAATAGAGATATTCATAGAGATAAGTTTGATTCTCGTGCAAGAAGAAGTATTTTGCTTGGTTATCCTCATGGGACAAAAGGATACAAATTATATGACTTAGATAATAATAAGGTTTTTCTAAGCAGAGATGTGCGTTTCTATGAGCATATTTTTCCTTTCCAATCATCTTCCAAGGGTATATTTCCTCCCCATGAGTCTTTATTACCTTTGGTAAATTCTATTCCTAATGATGTTCATATTTCATCAAATAGAGATTCAGCTGATATACATTCCAGAAGCACTGATACAGACATTTCTCCTGGTGTTGACATTCATTCTTCTCCTGGTAATTCTGACATTCCTTCTTCTACCGCTGATGCTGGTATACTCAATGCAAGACCTCTCATCACAGAGCCTAGGAAATCGAGCAGGCCTAGACAATTATCCACAAGATTGCAGAATTGTCTATTACCAAATTTGTATGttcttcctaattctaatattTCTAATGCTTTTAATGTTAATACTATATGTTCCTCTCTTCATGATCATAGTCCAGAATTCAAGCATTCTCTGGCTAATGTTTTGGCAAAGCCTGAACCAATCACTTATTCTTAAGTTGTTAAAGACGAGAATTGGGTCAAGGCAATGAGTCAGGAACTTCAAGCTCTTGATGTCAATCATACTTGGGATTTAGTTCCTCTACCTGCTGGGCACACTCCCATTGGTTGCAAATGGATTTACAAGCTCAAATTCAAACCAGATGGTACCATTGAACGCTACAAAGCTCGTTTGGTTGCAAAAGGGTACAAGCAAATTGAAGGAAAAGATTACAAACATACGTTCTCACCAGTAGCAAAGTTTGCTACTGTGCGAACTGTAATGGCTTTAGTAGCATCTAAGAATTGGCCCCTCTTTCAGTTAGACATTAACAATGCATTTTTGCACGGATATCTTGATGAAACTGTCTATATGGAACCTCCACCAGGATACACAAAGGATCAACCTGGGCAAGTCTGTCATTTAAAGCGCTCTCTctatggattaaagcaagcaaGTCGTCAATGGAACATTGAATTATCTCGGTTTTTAATGAAAGAATTAGGATTCAGCCAGTCCAAGCACGATTATTCTTTATTCACAAAGATTCAGGGTTCTCATTTCACAATAATACTGGTGTACGTTGATGATCTATTAATTACTGGATCTAATTCTTCCTATATTACTTCAATCAAACAAGCACTTGACAAGCAATTCACAATCAAGGACCTTGGCCTCATGCGTTTTTTTTTGGAGTATAGGTAGCCCGAAATGGCAAGGGCATTATTCTAAACCAAAGGAAATATATAGTTGATCTTCTTCTTGAAACAGGTCTGCAAGATTGCAAGCCTGCACTTATTCCATTTCCTCATGGTGTTAAGCTTTCAATTGAAGATGGCGACTTATTACCAGATGCAGAGCCATATAGAAGACTTGTTGGGCACTTGCTCTATCTCAATTTAACTCGTCCtgacattttttttttatgtccaGCAATTGTCACAATTTCTGAGCTCTCCTCGTCAACCACACTACCATGCTGCTCTTCATGTTGTCAGGTACCTTAAGGGTACGATTAATCATGGGCTATTCTATTCCTCTACTTCAGACCTCTCTTTGTCAGGTTATTCTGATGCAGATTGGGGAAATTGCCCCTTCTCTGCTAAATCAATCACTGGTTATTGCGTTTTTCTTGGTTCTTCTTTAATCAGTTGGAAGACCAAAAAGCAAAAAACGGTTTCAAAGTCATCCGCGGAGTCCGAATATATATCGTAGTATGAGTGCCACAACTAGTGAGTTAGAATGGGTTGAGGGTTTGTTAAATGATTTACAGCTCAAGGTCCCTCTTCCTATTCCCTTGATGTGTGATAATCGTGCTGCTCAACACATAGCCGTTAACCCGGTTTTCCACGAGAGGACGAAGCACCTCAATATCGATTGTCACTATGTTCGTGACAAAGTCCAGGAAGGCTTCATCTCCACTGTTCATGTCAAGTCTGCTCTTCAACTTGCTGACATTATGACTAAGAGCCTTGGTGACACTCAACATCGTTTCCTATCTTCCAAGTTGGGCTTGTGTTCCTTGAACCCAATGCCAACTTGAGGGGAGATATAGAATGTTCTAGTTCGTTCTAGCTCATTGTACATAGCTGACTATTGTACAactaattagttagtttgttacaAGGGTAGTTTAGTAATATACTATAGCTTAACCGACTTACTTAGATGATAGAAGTAGAAACACTTGTAACTTAAAGTATACAGATTAATATCATCACATTTATTTACGTCTTCTCTCTCAAAGTTAGTCAATGTTCATATCTTCATCTTCAAACATCTTACCTTCAATTTCAATCATCAATGGTGTTCAAAGCGATTTCCGCTTCTTCTGACATAGGGTTACCATTTCTCTTTTCTGATTTCCCAAAAATAAGTTACGCAGCTGATACTACTAGCCGTGACTCCCGTCAATGCGCGAAACTGATGGTGACTAGTCGGCAACATTGTATGGCACTTGAGGTGGCAAATCCGGGTCAATTAAAGACAAACTCAGGAGTCAAAGTTGATGGTGATATGTCGACAGCTACGGGCGGAGGTGGTGGCATAATCAAGGTCAATCAATACCACCTCAGGAGTCGAAGCTGCTGGTGCCTGGTGGTCGACTATGGGGAGAGGTGGTGGCATTTGAGATGGTAAATCAGGGTCAACCAAGACTAATTTTATTGCCAAAACTATTTTCAATATATTGAATAGCTTTTTTCGTTTACAATTTTAAATATCAATTCAAATATTTTAGATCAATTTTTCAAGTTCCGGTCGATTTTGACAATAACTATATGTTTATAGGGATGGCAATGAGTAGGGTTTGGGTAGGGTCCACCCAGATccggacccgagattttccctttggacccgtacccgacccagacccgcaagggtctaaaatttgaggacccatacctggaccctatgggtaaggttcgggtctgggtctacccacgggtccgagtttcagccactttaataGCAGGATTAAGGTctgtaatattaaaaaaaaattcatagtattttaacaaaattaattttgcccccaaatacatgtgaaagaatcaaactcggaacTCTAAAATTAATACCGAACTTGATAGTCGTCTTCATCTGACTGTCGCTGGCtgtcgttaatggtggttgtcggtcgccgcctaGTAGAGAGATGGTTGTCAGTCGTGTGTTAGTGTTGTGGTGATGGTTTCCTTGTGttagtggtggagtggtggtattgtcagaagagtttggttgggttttatcactttatgggatgagggaagagaaagagactttagttgctTTGGTTTCTACGGTCTACCAGTATGAATTTAGAGAagttatgatttttttttctttttttaataaaGTGTCTAAGGgacgggtatgggtctcattacttagacccggacccggaatattttcttaagacccatacccattgggtctgaaaaaattagacccatacccgacccattaagGTCCAACCCTCAGGATCTGGGTcaggtccccgacccactgccatccctataTGTTTATGTTCAGTGATTTGATTTCAAagacaaatatatatatatatatatatatatatatatatatatatatatatatatatagagaggaaggatcaactaaggtccattatatatttgagtccataaggtcttttgtgagccattggatggagggagatggggGGATGAGATGAATCCACCAAAAGTCATTATACAAGCaaattaacacactttactaatccaccctaattaaccactaatttactatatatttgttttctacccacctatttctctctcatctcacacatttcactcttctcttctctcaaaaaaaaacccaaaaaatccaaataaataaaaaacccaaaaaatccaaataaataaaaaaaacccaaaaaatccaaataaaaaaaaacccaaaaaatccaaataaatcaaaaaatccaaataaatcaaaaaaccaaataaatcattcatttctctcttcctcattcaccaccacccaccactatcccaaccgccaccacccaccgcccacatccaccgccacctccaccaccgccgtaattatataaactcgttttttttttttttttttttttccagattttgcgtctcggtttatttcgtcacttttttttttttttttttttcgatttcgtgttacttctccttttttattcattttctcaaatctcttcttgttatacttttttttaagatttcgggttttaaatattgttatttggtttattttagatttcgggtttggttgggttgttggttttttggttttattattgttttttggttttttgtttttgttattatgagtttgtttggtttttgttattatttttttttttttatatttttcatatttattgtttgatttttttactatttacgactaatgttatacattttatgaccaaagttatacaaaaaaagactaaagttatacaaaaattggactaaagtgatacaacaatgaactaaagttatacaaaaatgaaccaaagttatacaaaaatgaaccaaagttatacaaaaatggactaaagtgatacaaaaaattggactaaagttatacaagaatgaaCCAAAGtcatacaaaaatgaaccaaagttatacaaaaatcgaccagagttatacaaaaatgcaccaaagttatacaaaaaatggactaaagttatacaaaaatgaaccaaagttatacaaaaatgaaccagagttatacaaaaatgaaccaaagttatacaaaaatggacttaagttatacaaaaatggactaacttttgtataactctggtgcatttttgtataactctggtccatttttgtataactttggttcatttttgtataactttggttcattttttgtataactttagtccaatttttgtataactcagtgcatttttgtataactcagtccatttttgtataactttggttcatttttgtataactttggttcatttttgtataactttagtccaattttttgtataactttagtccattgttgtatcactttagtccaatttttgtataactttggtgcatttttgtataactctggtcgatttttgaataactttggttcatttttgtataactttggttcatttttgtataactttggtccatatttgtataactttggttcatttttgtataactttagtccaattttttgtataactttagtccatttttgtataactttggttcatttttgtataactttagtccaattgttttatcactttagtccaatttttgtataactttagtctttttttgtataactttggtttatttttgtataactttggtcataaaatgcaaaactttagtcataaaatgtataactttagtcgtaaatagtaaaaaaatcaaacaataaatatgaaaaatatgaaaaaaaaaaaataataacaaaaaccaaaaaaactcataataaccaaaacaaaaaaccaaataacaataataaaaccaaaaaaccaacaacccaaccaaacccgaaatctaaaataaaccaaataacaataaaaaaaaaccaaatttaaatatcgtgtgtataactctaatgtacgcagtgtataactttaatagacaagatgtataactttagtcataaaatgtataactttagtcataaaatgtataactttaatgttttaagtgtataactttagtcgtaaattaaATCTTAGccatataaaatgtataactttaatgttttaatgttttaagtgtataaccaacaaaaaattaataaccaacaaaaattaaaaaccaaataacaataacaaaataaagtaaatatgacaaaaacacaaaaaaaccaatagatctaaaaaaaacaacaccacccaaaattaataccaaatctcaaataataataaaaaaaactaaactaaaaaaatacaaaacaaagaaaaaataacaaaaacaaaggaAAACAAAGGAACGaccaaaaaaaatcagaaaaagaaagaagaaggggCTGCGGGTTTAGGGCTTCGTTTTTGAAGGGGTTGCGGGTGGGTTTGGGTCTGGGTATGGACAGATCTAGGTCGAGGGTGGTGAGAGGAGTCGAGTGGTGGTTCTgggtggccgtgagggtggctgtAGGTGGCGGAAAATAGGAGAGAAAGAGGGATGTCGGGTTGGTTATGGTTGTTGATGTCGCGGCTGTGGTTGCGGTTATTGCCTCTGTTGTGGGTGGTGGCTGCCGGCATGGTGGCCACCCTTGAAACCACTGTGTCCAGGCCGGCAAAGTGGTAGTGGTGGCGGCCACGGTGGTGGTGGTTAGTGTAGGTGTGTGGTGTGTGTGTGGTTGTTGCGGGTCGGATTGTTGGTGTCGGGGGGTTGACGGTAGGGCCGTGGTGGTGAGGTGAGGCGCGTGGTTGTGTGAGTAAAGGAGGGAGGACGGTATGGTGGTGGTGAATGGTGGTGGAAGGGTGGTTTGTTATGGTGGTGTTGTACTGTTTGTCGATGAAgttgttccttttttttttttttttttttttgttggtttttttgttgttgatttgggttttttttttgagagaatgagagaaggatgagagagaatgagtgtatgagagaagtgtgaatgaatgaataatgaggaagtgagttgggagattagaatggtggaagagttatacacaattaggtggagttatacacaattagggagggagattagggaggttcatttgtgacccttgaatgagatgtaatctcatccctccatcccttccatccaaaggcccttataaggacttagggactcaatggatgtaaggaccttagaagaaccacactctctctct from Silene latifolia isolate original U9 population chromosome 5, ASM4854445v1, whole genome shotgun sequence encodes the following:
- the LOC141654924 gene encoding uncharacterized protein LOC141654924 gives rise to the protein MKKPAEGHADHQKWIQVDYMVTNWILNTIVEAISGDFDYILSSKQLWDDLVERYGQTNGPRYFEIGKELYNLQQGNLSMAEYYGRMKYLWEELQNIEGIPECVCGVLEKCSCSMIKRFIEAENNRRLIQFLMGVDPAYDTLRQLLLAHDPLPTLNQAFSRLLQAESQRSVSLKVSPVEESTALYVAKNFNQRSFNTSRGASSNATRNVFPGSTENKDYRDFKKPKVYNKEGKEEEVSKPMFCRYCKKDNHNIENCRQLEYKRRQQGGQEGRSYGNPGNSRFAAFASEESPDDPLELDKNSMMQYRPSFSHQSDNNNFVSRAGQGQGQGQSAHPSVYPMGIDENYLASVIQRVVKNMNITPQTGKSTSTANFANFAGMHSALSATNVHIESQFKHWIIDTGASDHMSPWLSLFMNLRKLNHYLCINLPDGRVKTITQIGDIRINASILLRNVLFVPDFRHNLLSVGRLAVDSGLQVLFDNKGCLFQDPTTKTNVAYGVKDFGLYKLLVNQASLHQYTRLEEKNICSSLNHVSKQLSTVDPHVSLLHARLGHSSVTKMLHVPGNMCKSVTKLDCEICLKSKFHQFPFPKSQSRALHVFDLVHVDLWGPYKIPNISGATYFLTILDDHTRTTWTHLLKDKYSVYYTISAFIAYVKNQFHTTIKQIRSDNGTEIVQGSCARLFADKGIVLQHSIPGVPQQNGRVERKHRHLLETTRAIRFHANLPKRFWGKCLLAATHIINLLPSSVLNWKIPIELLFYKEADYSSLKVVGYLCYAYNRDIHRDKFDSRARRSILLGYPHGTKGYKLYDLDNNKVFLSRDVRFYEHIFPFQSSSKGIFPPHESLLPLVNSIPNDVHISSNRDSADIHSRSTDTDISPGVDIHSSPGNSDIPSSTADAGILNARPLITEPRKSSRPRQLSTRLQNCLLPNLYVLPNSNISNAFNVNTICSSLHDHSPEFKHSLANVLAKPEPITYS